A stretch of DNA from Nitrospira sp.:
GCGGGGGACGGAATGGCTGAGCCAAGCAAAGAAAGTCTCGAAAAGATGTGGAAGTATGTCAAAGGCTTTGCCGAGAAGAGCGGCACGAGTATGCACCCGAATCAGGCGGTCACGAATGCCGTCGTCCTGGGATTGGCCACGCACATCGACGAACTCGGCAAGCCGCTCTGCCCCTGCAATTTCTATCCGGACAAACAGGCCGAAGCCAAATTGCGGCGGTGGATGTGCGCGTGCGACGAGATGCAGATCTATAAATATTGCCACTGCCTGCTCTTCGTGAACGAAGAAGGCATGCCGATCACCGAGTACCTCCCCGAAGATCATGAAGGACGCCAATGTTACGGCCTCGTCCCTGATCCAACCCCGGACAAGGGCCGGGCCCTCCGGCACAAGGCGCTGCCGATGGCGACCAAGGACTCATCCCCGCCCTCCCCTTCGGACCCCTCGGTATAAGCGTGCACAGGATCAGGCGACGATCGAGATCACAGGCACTCTCCCTGACGTTCTGGCTCTTGCTTGCCTTCCTGTCCACGACCGCGGCCGGTTGTCTCCGCACCATGGAGGCCATCGACCCGCGAACTTTGCCGGTCACCAGTCCTTCCGCTCGGCAGCTCCATGCTCACGTGTCCTTCCTGGCAAGTCCCGAACTGGCCGGCCGCCAACCAGGTAGCGCGGGCAATCGGCAGGCTGCGCGCTACATCGAGGAGCAGTTCCGCACAGTCGGGCTACAACCACTTCACTCCCTGGGCGGCTATAGACAGACGATTTCGGAATGGATGGGCGATAACGTCATCGGGGTCATCCCGCCAGTTGACCACAACGGCCCCACAGACTGGATTGTGATCGGCGCCCATTACGACCATCTGGGCTATCCCTTTCTCGGAGCCGACGACAACGCGTCCTCCATTGCCATCCTGCTCGAAACAGCCCGCAGCCTAGTCAAGCCCTCCCGCTACGGTATCCTGCTCGTGGGGTTCAACGGCGAGGAGTCTCCATATTTTGGTACGGCCGACATGGGATCGCAGTTTTTCTTTCATCACCTGCCGCCGGAAATCGGCGCGGCAGACCATCTTCACGCCGTGATCATCATGGATCTGATGGGAGGCACGCACTGGGCCCCCATCAAGGATGCGATTTTTGCCACAGGAGCGGAGAAAAGCCCGGAGTTTTACAGGCACGTCATCCGCACGTCGGTGCCTTCCCTGACCGTGCTCCCCGTCGGGATCCACCTCGTCGAGGAAATCCCTGATCACGGACACAAGGCCTTCAGTGACTACGACGTGTTCCGCAACCACCACATCCCGTTCCTGTTTCTCTCGGCCGCGCGCTCGCCCCGTTATCACACCGCAGGCGACGTCGCCAGCACGCTCAACTATGAACGCATGGCCGCCACGGTCGAGTGGCTCAGGCATCTGCTCACCGAGATGGGGCAGGACGACACGCGGTATACCTTCCACCCCCAACGAGTGGAATTCGCCGATGAGGTGGCCGCATTTCGTGGCATCGTCGAGCAGGCCATTCAGGAAGACACGCGTATTCCCGGCACATCACGCTGGTCGTTGAGGAAATTGCGGCAGGATGTGGAGTGGTTGCAGAAATTGGATAGGTCCGCGCCTACGCAGGAACAGCTGGAGCGGTTGGAACGGATTTCGATTCGCGTGCAGTGCCTCATCGCCGACTATTCGGGCTGCTTCACCTTCTAAAGCATCCGGCCAGCCGACCCAGACTACACCTGATCACTGCCACCCTTCGGTTTCGTACCCCTTTTCCTTCAGACACCGTTCGACGAAGGCGGCATACTCCTGGCGTGGCTGGAGCGGTTTATAGGTCCCCGCCAGCAGACCCAATACTGTCCCGACCGCACCCCCCGCGGCCGCCCCGATGGCAATGCCCGTTGGCCCTCCGACCAACCCGGCCGAGGCTCCCACCGCGGCCCCGCCAATGAGGCCCAACGTCGCACCGGCGCTGGCGTTCCCGCTGCGATTGGTCCCATGGTCCAACCCGGACCGCTCCGCCTTTAGCCCGCACACCGCCGCCTCACGTTCCGCCTGGTCTTTGCCATGCAACTGCAGATAGGTGGTCGACTTGAGAATCGGCTCCGGGCCGGCGCAGGCGACCAGGGTCAGTATCAAGAGGCCACTGACGCTATGAGCGCCACGGTTCCGGATTTGGCTGAACCTGCGAGCGAATCGCGTCGGCCTGGCGTCCACCTCATCGTGCATATGACCTCCCATCAGCATCGCCCCACGCTCTCACCAGCCCTGTCCGCGTCACTGCTCAGTCGAGTTGGAGCTGTGCACGCACCTGTTCCGCGGAACGGCCCTTCACAAGAACGCGTTTCTGCCGGCTTCCCGCCCCGCTCACGATTCCCACCGCACTCGTCGGCACGCCACACAGCCGGGAAAGAAATCGGCACAATTCTTCGTTGGCCGCCCCATCAGACGGCGGCGCCGCCACACGAATCTTCACCGCATGACCGTGAACGCCGACACATTCAGTACGCGACGCCTTTGGCTGGACATGCACCGCGATGACGGCACCCTCAGGCGTGGTGCGAACGATCTGGTCTGCTGATGGAATTTGGCCTTCGCGCTGGGGATGTGCGCTGCTCACAGATTGCCTGCGGGTACCGGGCCACAGCCGGCTACTGCGTTAAAACACGGCCTTCACGACTTCGATGATGCTGCGCACCATGTCCGGATCATCGGTGATCGGACGAGCCAGAGCCACGTCACAGGCGCGCTCAGCCGGAATGCCCTGCAGGATCAAGGTCGCCGCATAGATCAGCAGTCTGGTGCTGACACCCTCTTCGAGCCCGTGGTTTTTCAGATTGCGCACTTTCCCGGCAATCTTCACGAGCCGTTGAGCGATGTCGGGACTCACTCCGGCCTCGTGCGCCACCACCCGAGCTTCGATATCCGCGCCCGGATAGTCGAACTCAATGGCCATGAAGCGCTGCTTGGTGCTTTGCTTGAGATCTTTCAGAATGCTTTGGTAACCGGGGTTGTAGGAAATGACCAGCATGAAGTCGTCAACCGCCTCGATGACCTGCCCCTTTTTCTCGATCGGCAGCAGGCGGCGGTCGTCACTCAACGGATGAATGATCACGGTGGTGTCTTTGCGGGCCTCGACGATCTCGTCCAAATAGACAATCGCCCCCTGCTTCACCCCAAGGGTCAACGGACCGTCCATCCACACCGTCTCCTGGCCTTTCAAGAGGTAGCGGCCAACAAGATCGGAAGCGGTCAGGTCTTCGTGGCAGGCCACGGTGATGAGCGGCCGCCCCAATCGATAGGCCATATGCTGGACGAACCGCGTCTTTCCGCAGCCGGTCGGCCCCTTGAG
This window harbors:
- a CDS encoding ferredoxin:thioredoxin reductase is translated as MAEPSKESLEKMWKYVKGFAEKSGTSMHPNQAVTNAVVLGLATHIDELGKPLCPCNFYPDKQAEAKLRRWMCACDEMQIYKYCHCLLFVNEEGMPITEYLPEDHEGRQCYGLVPDPTPDKGRALRHKALPMATKDSSPPSPSDPSV
- a CDS encoding M28 family peptidase — encoded protein: MLAFLSTTAAGCLRTMEAIDPRTLPVTSPSARQLHAHVSFLASPELAGRQPGSAGNRQAARYIEEQFRTVGLQPLHSLGGYRQTISEWMGDNVIGVIPPVDHNGPTDWIVIGAHYDHLGYPFLGADDNASSIAILLETARSLVKPSRYGILLVGFNGEESPYFGTADMGSQFFFHHLPPEIGAADHLHAVIIMDLMGGTHWAPIKDAIFATGAEKSPEFYRHVIRTSVPSLTVLPVGIHLVEEIPDHGHKAFSDYDVFRNHHIPFLFLSAARSPRYHTAGDVASTLNYERMAATVEWLRHLLTEMGQDDTRYTFHPQRVEFADEVAAFRGIVEQAIQEDTRIPGTSRWSLRKLRQDVEWLQKLDRSAPTQEQLERLERISIRVQCLIADYSGCFTF
- a CDS encoding YggU family protein gives rise to the protein MPSADQIVRTTPEGAVIAVHVQPKASRTECVGVHGHAVKIRVAAPPSDGAANEELCRFLSRLCGVPTSAVGIVSGAGSRQKRVLVKGRSAEQVRAQLQLD
- a CDS encoding CbbQ/NirQ/NorQ/GpvN family protein, with translation MNDGRTATASKGHEQNIDQYRIAQEPFYADVRGEVGLFSIAAKSRMPVMLKGPTGCGKTRFVQHMAYRLGRPLITVACHEDLTASDLVGRYLLKGQETVWMDGPLTLGVKQGAIVYLDEIVEARKDTTVIIHPLSDDRRLLPIEKKGQVIEAVDDFMLVISYNPGYQSILKDLKQSTKQRFMAIEFDYPGADIEARVVAHEAGVSPDIAQRLVKIAGKVRNLKNHGLEEGVSTRLLIYAATLILQGIPAERACDVALARPITDDPDMVRSIIEVVKAVF